One stretch of Nitratiruptor tergarcus DSM 16512 DNA includes these proteins:
- a CDS encoding SufD family Fe-S cluster assembly protein has protein sequence MKVLDINLEQFETKKALIQKLKSMGLPTPKTEHYRYFGIKPIFDRDYEFIKPKVAKPEIADYIEIVDGTVTKAPKNIYIEMQKNPKIDDSHYDQVYYINHLLSDNVIHIEFEEECEVKIVQKFTLSNAFSPYRIKLSLAPNIKVKLVEEHLVLANESLYFYGYDIDVPQDAHLTFIQDRNSNFDEFALIAPHSIRCAKSSRLDLFTIDFGTAKTLHNYHITLDEYAEVDANHVIFASKEAKLGNTFHIENRGKESKTSQLSRNILKDKARGIFDGLLIVKNPAKYSSIYQDSKTILLNDGAYMVSKPQMEIYTEYILEATHGSTTGHIDEEALFYLRQRGIAEPLAKEMIVLSFLNEIFEKMQDDEIKQEFIKLYEEGQ, from the coding sequence ATGAAAGTATTAGATATCAATCTCGAGCAGTTTGAAACTAAAAAAGCTCTCATACAAAAACTAAAATCGATGGGGCTGCCAACCCCAAAGACGGAACATTATCGCTATTTTGGTATTAAACCGATCTTTGATAGAGATTATGAGTTTATCAAACCAAAAGTTGCAAAACCAGAAATTGCAGACTATATTGAAATTGTAGATGGGACTGTCACAAAAGCTCCAAAAAATATCTATATCGAGATGCAAAAAAATCCAAAAATTGATGACAGTCACTACGACCAGGTATACTACATCAACCACCTTTTAAGCGATAATGTAATTCATATAGAGTTTGAAGAGGAGTGTGAAGTCAAAATCGTACAAAAATTCACTCTCTCAAATGCATTCTCACCCTATCGTATCAAACTTTCTCTAGCGCCAAATATAAAAGTTAAATTGGTTGAAGAGCATTTGGTATTAGCGAATGAATCACTCTATTTCTATGGATATGATATAGATGTGCCACAAGATGCACATCTTACTTTCATTCAAGATCGCAATAGTAATTTTGATGAATTTGCACTCATCGCTCCACACAGCATACGATGTGCAAAGTCGAGTAGATTAGATCTCTTTACGATAGATTTTGGCACAGCTAAAACGTTGCATAATTACCATATAACACTTGATGAGTATGCCGAAGTGGATGCAAACCATGTAATATTTGCAAGCAAAGAGGCAAAACTGGGCAATACTTTTCATATCGAAAATAGAGGAAAAGAGTCAAAAACATCGCAGCTATCACGCAATATCCTCAAAGATAAAGCGAGGGGTATTTTTGATGGACTTTTAATAGTCAAAAACCCTGCAAAATATAGCTCTATATATCAAGACTCAAAAACTATTCTTCTCAATGATGGCGCTTACATGGTAAGCAAGCCGCAAATGGAGATATATACCGAATATATTCTCGAAGCAACGCACGGCTCAACAACCGGGCATATAGATGAAGAGGCGCTCTTTTATCTCAGACAGCGCGGTATTGCTGAGCCTCTTGCAAAAGAGATGATAGTTTTGAGTTTCCTCAATGAAATCTTTGAAAAAATGCAAGATGATGAAATAAAACAGGAGTTTATAAAACTTTATGAGGAGGGGCAATGA
- the sufC gene encoding Fe-S cluster assembly ATPase SufC, whose protein sequence is MMEIKNLHAKIGEKEILKGIDLELFKGKVHAVMGPNGAGKSTLSKTIVGHPDVEVTEGEIIYKGKNIVDMEPEERALEGIFMSFQHPVEIPGVNNAYFLRTALNAKRKHQGLKPLNAAEFLRLLKEKIKELGMKEEMIHRSLNEGFSGGEKKLNEILQMEILEPDFIILDEIDSGLDIDALKKVSEAINQMRSPERTFMIITHYRKILDYIKPDYVHVLKNGKVLKTGGIEIVDALEKEGYKIFGEE, encoded by the coding sequence ATGATGGAAATAAAAAATCTCCATGCAAAAATCGGGGAAAAAGAGATCCTCAAAGGAATAGATTTAGAGCTTTTTAAAGGTAAAGTACATGCTGTAATGGGACCAAACGGTGCTGGAAAATCGACTCTTTCTAAAACAATAGTCGGTCATCCAGATGTAGAGGTAACTGAAGGTGAGATAATTTACAAAGGCAAAAATATCGTTGATATGGAGCCAGAAGAGAGAGCATTAGAAGGGATCTTTATGAGCTTTCAGCACCCTGTAGAGATCCCTGGTGTCAATAATGCCTATTTTCTTAGAACTGCTCTCAATGCAAAAAGAAAACATCAAGGGCTTAAACCTCTCAATGCAGCAGAATTTTTACGTCTTCTCAAAGAGAAAATAAAAGAACTTGGTATGAAAGAGGAGATGATTCATAGAAGTCTCAATGAGGGCTTTAGTGGTGGTGAAAAGAAACTCAATGAAATTTTACAGATGGAGATATTAGAGCCTGATTTTATTATTCTTGATGAAATTGATTCAGGGCTAGATATCGATGCACTTAAAAAGGTAAGCGAAGCTATCAATCAAATGCGCTCACCTGAGAGAACTTTTATGATAATTACCCACTATCGTAAAATTCTCGATTATATCAAGCCAGATTACGTTCATGTTCTTAAAAATGGTAAAGTCCTTAAAACTGGCGGTATTGAAATCGTTGATGCTCTTGAAAAAGAGGGATATAAAATATTTGGGGAAGAGTGA
- the sufB gene encoding Fe-S cluster assembly protein SufB has protein sequence MGMEKVDKIINSDYELGFEVDVEEEKAPPGLTEETIHFISKKKNEPEWMLELRLKAFHAWQKMEEPHWAKVTYPPIDYQAISYWAAPKKALESLDEVDPEILRAYEKLGIPLEEQKQLAGVAVDAVFDSVSVKTTFVEELAKLGIIFCSISEAIRDYPELVKKYMFSVVPMTDNYFAALNSAVFSDGTFVYIPKGVRCPMELSTYFRINAQNTGQFERTLIIADEGSYVSYNEGCSAPSRDENQLHAAVVELIAHKDAHINYSTIQNWYPGDAEGNGGIYNFVTKRGLCEGENSKITWTQVETGSVITWKYPSCILKGDNSVGEFYSVAITRLAQQADTGTKMIHIGKNTKSVIISKGISAQKGQNSYRGLVKIHENAQGAKNFSECDSLLIGDRCGAHTFPYLESKCAHAQIEHEATTSKISEEQLFYLRQRGISEEDAVSMIVHGFCKDVLNKLPMEFAVEAKALLDLTLEGSVG, from the coding sequence ATGGGAATGGAAAAAGTTGATAAAATCATCAACTCTGACTATGAACTTGGTTTTGAAGTTGATGTAGAAGAGGAAAAAGCTCCTCCTGGGCTTACAGAGGAGACAATACACTTTATTTCAAAGAAAAAAAATGAGCCAGAATGGATGCTTGAACTTCGTCTCAAGGCATTCCATGCTTGGCAAAAGATGGAAGAGCCTCATTGGGCAAAAGTCACCTACCCACCAATAGATTATCAAGCAATTAGCTACTGGGCTGCACCAAAAAAGGCACTAGAGAGCCTTGATGAAGTAGATCCAGAGATTTTGCGTGCATATGAAAAACTAGGGATTCCACTTGAAGAGCAAAAGCAGTTAGCTGGTGTTGCAGTAGATGCCGTATTTGACTCAGTATCAGTTAAAACAACATTTGTTGAAGAACTTGCAAAACTAGGAATCATATTTTGCTCAATATCTGAAGCAATCCGCGATTATCCAGAGCTTGTAAAAAAATATATGTTTAGCGTTGTTCCTATGACAGACAACTACTTTGCAGCACTCAACTCAGCTGTCTTTAGTGATGGTACATTTGTTTATATCCCAAAAGGTGTGAGATGCCCTATGGAGCTTTCAACCTATTTTAGAATAAATGCACAAAACACAGGGCAGTTTGAAAGAACTCTCATCATAGCTGATGAGGGAAGCTATGTAAGCTACAACGAAGGGTGCTCGGCTCCAAGTCGCGATGAAAACCAACTCCACGCAGCAGTCGTTGAACTCATTGCTCACAAAGATGCCCACATCAACTACTCTACCATACAAAATTGGTATCCAGGTGATGCAGAAGGCAATGGGGGTATTTATAACTTTGTTACAAAAAGAGGCCTTTGTGAGGGAGAAAATTCCAAAATTACTTGGACACAAGTTGAGACGGGTTCAGTGATTACTTGGAAATATCCAAGCTGTATTCTCAAAGGAGACAACTCTGTTGGAGAGTTTTACTCTGTTGCCATTACACGTCTTGCTCAGCAAGCAGATACTGGTACAAAAATGATCCATATAGGAAAAAATACAAAGAGTGTTATTATCTCCAAAGGTATTAGTGCACAAAAGGGACAAAATAGCTATAGAGGATTGGTAAAAATACATGAAAATGCACAAGGTGCAAAGAATTTTAGTGAGTGTGATTCACTCCTCATAGGTGATCGCTGTGGTGCGCACACATTTCCATATCTTGAGAGCAAATGTGCACATGCACAAATAGAGCATGAGGCAACAACAAGTAAAATCAGTGAAGAGCAGCTTTTCTATCTTCGCCAAAGAGGAATAAGCGAAGAGGATGCAGTGAGCATGATAGTTCATGGATTCTGTAAAGATGTATTAAATAAACTCCCAATGGAGTTTGCAGTAGAAGCAAAAGCATTATTAGATTTAACATTGGAAGGAAGTGTAGGATGA
- a CDS encoding menaquinone biosynthesis decarboxylase, whose protein sequence is MDVISFLQKEGNLKIIDEELDVNLEIPHIAYIEVKKADSKPLLFTNPVDRKLDKKYEYPVLMNIFANFELTTKILGKHPDMIAEEIEELLHLKPPSTWKEKFDLLSTLFKLKNVFPKRLSQKGECQEIEIDSLHELPILKTWSHDGGKFITTGQVYTKDLHSNVQNVGMYRLQVYDDMHLGMHWQIHKDGAHFFHEYKKAGKKMPVTVAIGGDPLYIWCGQAPMPPKVFELLLYGFIRNENPELVKSLTNDIWIPRDVDFVIEGYVDPNSFEIEGPFGDHTGYYTLPEAFPVMEVTKITAKKDPIFTATVVGKPPLEDKYMGWGTERIFLPLLKTTASDLIDYHMPENGVFHNLILAKMDVRYPAHAKQFMHAFWGVGQMSFVKHAIFADKDAPDLTDYEAITKYICNRITPERLLISEGVVDHLDHSSPKQFEGGKLGIDATGEEVKEGVKELVSDEELLEKLQSIDSNFLNVKQYMTDTKNPIVVTSYKKEKSVKELFTKLGELQKHCKILVIVNDFDDLNNPYMLIWRVVNNIDAKRDVVLEPFIMVDGTNKDPKIDDFDREWPPDVVCDKKVVKSLRERGILDIDDAFIKRYGII, encoded by the coding sequence ATGGATGTTATAAGCTTCTTACAAAAAGAGGGCAATCTCAAAATCATTGATGAAGAGCTTGATGTCAATCTTGAGATTCCCCATATTGCCTATATAGAAGTCAAAAAAGCTGATTCTAAACCTCTTCTTTTTACCAACCCGGTAGACAGAAAATTGGATAAAAAGTATGAGTATCCAGTTTTGATGAATATTTTTGCAAATTTTGAGCTTACTACAAAGATTCTTGGCAAGCATCCAGATATGATCGCAGAAGAGATTGAAGAGCTTTTGCATCTCAAGCCTCCATCAACATGGAAAGAAAAGTTTGATCTTTTATCAACCCTTTTTAAACTCAAAAATGTTTTTCCAAAAAGGCTGTCTCAAAAAGGAGAGTGTCAAGAGATAGAAATCGATTCACTCCATGAGCTGCCGATTCTAAAAACGTGGAGCCACGATGGTGGCAAATTTATAACAACCGGGCAGGTCTATACAAAGGATTTGCACTCAAATGTGCAAAATGTAGGGATGTATCGACTCCAAGTCTATGATGACATGCATCTTGGAATGCATTGGCAGATCCACAAAGATGGAGCGCACTTTTTTCATGAGTACAAAAAAGCTGGCAAAAAAATGCCAGTGACTGTTGCAATTGGTGGGGATCCGCTCTATATTTGGTGTGGACAGGCCCCAATGCCTCCAAAGGTATTTGAACTTCTGTTATATGGATTTATACGCAATGAAAACCCAGAGCTTGTAAAATCGCTCACCAACGATATATGGATTCCAAGAGATGTAGATTTTGTGATAGAAGGGTATGTGGATCCAAATAGTTTTGAAATAGAAGGGCCTTTTGGCGATCATACGGGATACTATACATTACCAGAGGCTTTTCCTGTCATGGAAGTAACAAAAATAACTGCTAAAAAAGATCCTATCTTTACAGCAACTGTTGTTGGAAAGCCACCTTTAGAGGATAAATATATGGGATGGGGGACAGAGCGGATCTTTTTGCCGCTTCTAAAGACAACTGCAAGCGACTTAATAGATTATCATATGCCAGAAAATGGAGTCTTTCACAATTTGATCTTGGCTAAAATGGATGTACGCTATCCTGCCCATGCAAAGCAGTTTATGCACGCCTTTTGGGGAGTGGGGCAGATGAGTTTTGTCAAGCATGCAATATTTGCGGATAAAGATGCTCCAGATTTGACAGACTATGAAGCAATTACAAAATATATATGCAACCGCATTACACCTGAGAGGCTTTTAATAAGTGAAGGAGTAGTGGATCATCTTGATCACTCTAGTCCAAAGCAATTTGAGGGCGGCAAACTTGGAATTGATGCAACAGGTGAAGAGGTAAAAGAGGGAGTGAAGGAGCTTGTAAGCGATGAAGAACTTCTTGAAAAACTGCAAAGCATTGATAGCAATTTTTTGAATGTAAAACAGTATATGACAGATACCAAAAATCCTATTGTAGTGACTTCTTATAAAAAAGAAAAAAGTGTAAAAGAGCTTTTCACAAAGCTTGGAGAGCTGCAAAAACATTGCAAGATTTTAGTGATTGTAAACGATTTTGATGATCTCAATAATCCTTACATGCTCATTTGGCGGGTAGTGAATAATATCGATGCAAAAAGAGATGTTGTCTTGGAGCCGTTTATCATGGTTGATGGGACAAATAAAGATCCTAAAATCGATGATTTTGATAGAGAATGGCCACCTGATGTGGTGTGCGACAAAAAGGTTGTTAAGAGTTTAAGAGAAAGAGGAATTTTGGATATTGATGATGCATTTATCAAAAGATATGGAATTATATAG
- a CDS encoding methylated-DNA--[protein]-cysteine S-methyltransferase, with protein MMHLSKDMELYSGYCVSPIGIIEIIANDQNLLQIHFVQEQNEERINELVLETKEWFRNYFSKKIVPFTLPLAKAKGYFSQRVREIAQKIPFGSCLTYQEVAMRSGNAKAAQAVGQIMKYNPYAIVVPCHRVISKQGIGGYNGGIKIKKALLEFEGCESISL; from the coding sequence ATGATGCATTTATCAAAAGATATGGAATTATATAGCGGTTATTGTGTTTCACCAATAGGAATTATTGAAATCATCGCAAATGATCAAAATCTTCTACAGATTCATTTTGTGCAGGAGCAAAATGAAGAAAGAATAAATGAACTTGTTTTAGAAACGAAAGAGTGGTTTAGGAACTATTTTTCGAAAAAAATCGTGCCTTTTACCTTACCGTTGGCAAAAGCAAAAGGATATTTTTCACAAAGAGTAAGAGAAATTGCACAAAAAATTCCATTTGGTTCTTGTTTGACGTATCAAGAAGTAGCCATGCGTAGCGGAAATGCAAAAGCAGCCCAAGCTGTAGGTCAGATTATGAAATATAATCCCTATGCCATTGTCGTTCCTTGTCATAGAGTTATTTCAAAACAAGGTATTGGTGGTTATAATGGTGGCATTAAAATAAAAAAAGCGTTATTGGAGTTTGAGGGGTGCGAATCGATAAGTTTATGA
- a CDS encoding RNA-binding S4 domain-containing protein: protein MRIDKFMNAVNIVKRRSVAQDMIKNEVVLLNGVIAKASKEVKVGDIITIKYLKGDKSYKVLAIPTTKNVPKARMHEYVKEM, encoded by the coding sequence GTGCGAATCGATAAGTTTATGAATGCCGTCAATATTGTGAAGCGTAGAAGCGTTGCGCAGGATATGATCAAAAATGAGGTTGTTTTACTCAATGGCGTAATTGCAAAAGCGAGCAAAGAGGTAAAAGTAGGTGATATTATTACTATAAAGTATCTCAAAGGGGATAAAAGCTATAAAGTTTTGGCAATTCCTACAACAAAAAATGTTCCTAAAGCAAGAATGCATGAATATGTAAAAGAGATGTAG
- a CDS encoding cation:proton antiporter, with protein MHPHDFFLIILIILFSARLFGEIFRKLSMPPVLGELFAGILLGPSVFGIVELNEVIKLLAEIGIILLLFEVGLETDLKRLIKTGWMSAFVAVAGFVLPFIFGTALSYYLFGFDIVVSMFIGGTITATSIGITVRVLQDLKKRDSVEGEIVVGAAVLDDLLGVILLAILYEFSSTGNVSLINVSKVFLFIVGFFIIAPIAAKIIAFLIKKYHDTNEIPGLLPTSVFMLVLFFAWFAKKIGSPEIIGGFAAGLALSRRFFLPFGVALSYDVKFSQKLEAEIMPLVYLFTPFFFVAVGLSMNLKEIAWDEPQIWYLFGTIFLIAVIGKILGALFLPLTLKKRFIVGVSMIPRGEVGLIFAEMGRVSNILDNMTYAALVLVIVVTTVIPPFIIKYLYRGEI; from the coding sequence ATGCATCCACACGACTTTTTCTTAATAATCCTTATAATTCTATTTAGTGCTCGACTTTTTGGTGAAATTTTTAGAAAACTATCTATGCCCCCTGTTTTGGGCGAACTTTTTGCTGGTATTCTTCTTGGTCCTTCAGTGTTTGGGATTGTTGAACTGAATGAAGTTATCAAACTTTTAGCTGAAATTGGAATTATTTTGCTGCTTTTTGAAGTTGGACTAGAAACAGATCTCAAGCGATTAATAAAAACAGGATGGATGTCTGCATTTGTGGCAGTTGCAGGTTTTGTTTTGCCTTTTATATTTGGAACAGCACTCTCATACTATCTTTTTGGTTTTGATATTGTGGTATCTATGTTTATAGGCGGTACAATTACAGCAACAAGTATCGGCATAACGGTACGAGTTTTACAAGATTTGAAAAAAAGAGATTCAGTTGAGGGTGAAATAGTTGTAGGTGCAGCAGTTCTTGACGATTTACTGGGTGTAATTTTACTTGCTATTTTATATGAGTTTTCAAGTACTGGGAATGTAAGTCTTATAAATGTTTCAAAAGTCTTTTTATTTATAGTTGGATTTTTTATAATTGCTCCGATAGCAGCAAAAATTATTGCATTTTTGATAAAAAAATATCACGATACCAATGAGATACCAGGACTTTTACCAACTTCTGTTTTTATGCTTGTGCTGTTTTTTGCTTGGTTTGCCAAAAAGATTGGAAGTCCAGAGATAATAGGGGGATTTGCAGCAGGTCTTGCACTCTCTCGTAGATTTTTTCTCCCTTTTGGTGTCGCTTTGTCTTATGATGTGAAGTTTTCGCAAAAACTCGAAGCCGAAATTATGCCACTGGTCTATCTTTTTACCCCTTTTTTCTTTGTTGCAGTGGGACTATCTATGAATCTCAAAGAGATTGCTTGGGATGAGCCGCAGATTTGGTATCTATTTGGAACTATATTTTTAATAGCAGTTATTGGTAAAATTTTAGGAGCTCTTTTTTTACCGCTCACACTCAAAAAGAGATTTATTGTTGGTGTTTCTATGATACCAAGAGGTGAGGTAGGACTCATTTTTGCTGAAATGGGAAGAGTTTCAAATATATTAGATAATATGACGTATGCTGCTTTAGTTTTGGTGATAGTGGTTACCACTGTCATACCGCCATTTATTATAAAATATCTATACAGAGGTGAGATATGA
- the trpD gene encoding anthranilate phosphoribosyltransferase yields the protein MSYEKFTKLFENAMGEDEAKKFLIELYEKGESAEEIAAAAKIMRKHSIKLPIPPTLQEKLIDVVGTGGDKSGSFNVSSTVALLLPALGCYVAKHGNRSVTSKSGSADMLEALGIELDLMPQQQVQMLEQCGFCFIFAKNHHPLMKHIMPIRKSITHRTIFNILGPLTNPAGAKKYLLGVFDKEFVPKLAEALKELGAKRALVVSSEEGMDEISISGKTYVAELIDDEITYYEITPEDFGIKRASFEAIKGGDAKENAKITRDILEGKLQGAKRDMVLLNAGAALYADGKVRTIEEGIALAKDAIESGKAGEKLKKIIQVSQEVK from the coding sequence ATGAGTTATGAAAAATTTACAAAACTTTTTGAGAATGCAATGGGTGAGGATGAGGCTAAGAAATTTTTAATAGAGCTTTATGAAAAGGGCGAGAGTGCTGAAGAGATTGCAGCAGCAGCAAAAATTATGCGCAAACACTCTATAAAACTTCCAATCCCTCCAACACTTCAAGAAAAACTTATCGATGTAGTTGGAACAGGTGGAGATAAGAGTGGTAGCTTCAATGTCTCAAGCACAGTTGCACTGCTTTTGCCAGCTCTTGGCTGTTATGTTGCTAAACATGGCAATAGAAGCGTTACAAGTAAAAGTGGTAGTGCAGATATGCTTGAAGCTCTTGGCATTGAGCTTGACTTAATGCCCCAGCAGCAGGTGCAGATGCTAGAACAGTGTGGGTTTTGCTTTATATTTGCCAAAAATCACCACCCATTGATGAAGCATATTATGCCAATTAGAAAAAGTATTACTCATAGAACTATTTTTAATATTTTAGGACCTCTCACCAATCCAGCTGGAGCAAAAAAGTATCTTTTAGGTGTCTTTGACAAAGAGTTTGTTCCAAAGTTGGCTGAGGCTCTTAAAGAGCTTGGTGCAAAAAGAGCGTTGGTGGTTTCGAGTGAAGAGGGAATGGATGAGATAAGTATCAGTGGTAAAACCTATGTTGCTGAGCTTATTGATGATGAAATTACATATTATGAAATAACCCCAGAAGATTTTGGTATAAAGCGAGCTAGTTTTGAAGCGATCAAAGGGGGCGATGCAAAAGAGAATGCCAAGATAACAAGAGATATTTTAGAAGGCAAACTCCAAGGAGCAAAAAGAGATATGGTACTGCTCAATGCAGGAGCAGCGCTCTATGCGGATGGAAAAGTAAGAACGATTGAAGAGGGTATTGCATTAGCAAAAGATGCAATCGAGAGTGGAAAAGCGGGCGAAAAGCTTAAAAAGATTATACAAGTGAGTCAAGAGGTAAAATGA
- the tsaE gene encoding tRNA (adenosine(37)-N6)-threonylcarbamoyltransferase complex ATPase subunit type 1 TsaE has protein sequence MKIEADLHNLDEVIACIKRSGKKIVLLQGTLGSGKTTLVKAFAKKEPVTSPTFSIQQIYGGDIYHYDLYNAGFEKFLELGLFEELEKPGYHFIEWADENMEEFLRQSGFSYLKILITPQKEKRVYECILS, from the coding sequence ATGAAAATAGAAGCAGATCTTCATAATCTTGATGAAGTTATTGCATGTATAAAAAGAAGTGGGAAAAAAATAGTTCTTTTGCAAGGGACACTTGGAAGCGGGAAGACAACATTAGTGAAGGCTTTTGCAAAAAAAGAGCCAGTGACATCTCCTACTTTTTCTATACAGCAGATATATGGAGGAGATATTTATCATTATGATCTCTATAATGCAGGATTTGAGAAGTTTTTAGAATTAGGACTTTTTGAAGAGTTAGAAAAGCCTGGATACCATTTTATAGAGTGGGCTGATGAAAATATGGAAGAGTTTTTACGACAAAGTGGATTTTCCTATTTGAAAATCCTCATTACGCCACAAAAAGAGAAAAGAGTTTACGAATGCATACTCTCATAG
- the lptB gene encoding LPS export ABC transporter ATP-binding protein: protein MHTLIAKNLKKRIKDKEIVKGVDLQLQSGEVVGLLGPNGAGKTTTFYMICGLVEPSEGTVLMDEKDITKEPLHKKAKIGIGYLPQESSIFKDLTVEDNLYIAAEATIANEEEREKVVDELLELFNIEPIRHRLGKALSGGERRRCEIARALVIRPKFLLLDEPFAGVDPIAVTDIQKIIEELKNAGIGILITDHNVRETLSVCDRAYVLKDGQILASGKSDEVAKNPAVRKHYLGEHFSF, encoded by the coding sequence ATGCATACTCTCATAGCAAAAAATCTCAAAAAACGTATCAAAGATAAAGAGATAGTAAAAGGTGTAGATCTACAATTGCAAAGTGGTGAAGTCGTAGGGCTTCTTGGGCCAAATGGAGCTGGGAAAACAACGACTTTTTATATGATTTGTGGGCTCGTGGAGCCTAGTGAAGGAACAGTTTTGATGGATGAGAAAGATATAACAAAAGAGCCTTTACATAAAAAGGCAAAAATTGGCATAGGATACCTTCCACAAGAATCGAGTATTTTTAAAGATCTTACAGTTGAAGATAATCTCTATATAGCAGCAGAAGCTACTATCGCAAATGAAGAGGAACGTGAAAAGGTTGTAGATGAGCTTTTGGAGCTTTTCAATATCGAGCCTATTCGCCATAGACTAGGAAAAGCTTTGAGTGGAGGAGAGAGAAGGCGCTGTGAAATAGCAAGAGCCCTTGTGATTCGTCCAAAATTTTTGCTCCTCGATGAGCCTTTTGCTGGTGTTGATCCTATTGCTGTGACAGATATTCAAAAAATTATAGAAGAGCTCAAAAATGCAGGTATTGGTATTCTTATAACAGATCATAACGTGAGAGAGACTCTGAGCGTATGTGATAGAGCATATGTGCTCAAAGATGGTCAGATTTTGGCTAGTGGTAAAAGTGATGAGGTAGCAAAAAACCCAGCTGTACGGAAACACTATCTTGGAGAGCATTTTAGTTTTTGA
- a CDS encoding TIGR02757 family protein yields MESILVFDDLKASLELARKEFLHRSKHPQDHPDPLFVARKYKDEKIALVCALFAYGNAKQIVKFLKSLDFSLLACSEKEIKKITSYYRFQNSQDVANLFITLRRIDSLQEHFLQGYKKDGSVMGGLRSLIAALRKINRFSSPGYDFLLGKLPHLKYKGVSAYKRWHMFLRWMVRKDDLDMGLWSGVEKSDLIIPLDTHTFNVSRKLGLLHRKQYDLAAAMELTNNLKKFDPHDPVKYDFALYRLGQTGVI; encoded by the coding sequence TTGGAGAGCATTTTAGTTTTTGACGATCTAAAAGCCTCTTTAGAGTTGGCACGAAAAGAGTTTTTGCATCGTTCCAAACATCCACAAGATCATCCCGATCCACTTTTTGTAGCGCGCAAATACAAAGATGAAAAGATTGCATTAGTGTGTGCACTTTTTGCGTATGGTAATGCTAAACAGATTGTAAAGTTTTTAAAAAGTCTCGATTTTTCTCTTTTAGCATGCAGTGAAAAAGAGATCAAAAAAATCACTTCCTACTACCGTTTTCAAAACTCTCAAGACGTAGCTAATCTATTTATTACACTTCGAAGAATTGATTCTTTACAAGAGCACTTTTTACAAGGGTACAAAAAAGATGGCTCTGTAATGGGAGGGCTAAGGAGTCTTATTGCTGCTTTGAGAAAAATCAATAGGTTTAGTAGTCCTGGTTACGATTTTTTACTTGGTAAGCTTCCACATTTAAAATATAAAGGAGTAAGTGCATATAAGCGCTGGCATATGTTTTTGCGCTGGATGGTTCGCAAAGACGATTTGGATATGGGACTGTGGAGTGGTGTTGAAAAAAGTGATCTCATCATACCTCTTGATACACATACTTTCAATGTTTCAAGAAAACTGGGGCTTTTACATAGAAAACAGTATGATCTTGCGGCTGCAATGGAGCTGACAAATAATTTAAAAAAGTTTGATCCTCATGATCCAGTAAAATACGATTTTGCTCTCTATCGTTTAGGACAAACGGGTGTAATTTAA